The genomic window TCGTTCCGAATCCCGTCAGCTGGTGTCCCACAAGACCATCAGCGTCAACGGTCAGACCGTAAACGTACCGTCCTACCAGGTCAAAGCTGGTGACGTGGTTGCTGTTCGCGAGAAATCGAAGAACCAGCTGCGTATCGCCCAAGCTCTGGACCTGTGCGCCCAGCGCGGTCGCGTTGAGTGGGTCGAAGTGGATACCGACAAGAAGTCCGGCACCTTCAAAAGTGTTCCGGCTCGTGCCGATCTGTCCGCCGACATCAACGAAAACCTGATTGTCGAGCTCTACTCCAAGTAAGGGCTAGAAAATAGGTGCATCCATGCAGAGTTCGGTAAATGAGTTCCTGACCCCCCGCCACATCGATGTGCAGGTGGTCAGCCAAACCCGCGCCAAGATCACCCTCGAGCCCCTCGAGCGTGGTTTCGGCCATACCCTGGGCAACGCGCTGCGTCGCATCCTGTTGTCCTCCATGCCTGGCTGTGCAGTAGTCGAGGCCGAGATCGACGGCGTACTCCACGAGTACTCCGCCATCGAAGGTGTGCAGGAAGATGTCATCGAGATCCTGCTCAACCTGAAAGGCCTGGCCATCAAGCTGCACGGCCGTGACGAAGTGACGCTGACCCTGGCGAAAAAGGGCTCGGGTGTGGTGACCGCTGCCGATATTCAGCTGGATCATGATGTCGAGATCGTCAACGGTGACCATGTTATCGCCCACCTGGCCGATAACGGCGCGCTGAACATGAAGCTGAAAGTCGCTCGTGGCCGTGGCTACGAGCCGGCTGATGCCCGTTCGAGCGATGAAGACGAAAGCCGCAGCATTGGCCGTCTTCAGCTCGACGCCTCGTTCAGCCCCGTACGTCGTGTTGCCTACGTGGTCGAGAACGCCCGTGTCGAACAGCGTACCAACCTGGACAAGCTGGTCCTCGATCTGGAAACCAACGGCACCCTGGACCCTGAAGAGGCTATCCGTCGCGCCGCTACCATCCTGCAACAGCAGCTGGCAGCGTTCGTGGACCTCAAAGGCGACAGCGAACCCGTCGTTGAAGAGCAGGAAGACGAGATCGATCCGATCCTGCTGCGTCCGGTCGATGACCTGGAGCTGACCGTCCGTTCGGCCAACTGCCTGAAGGCAGAGAACATCTACTACATCGGCGACCTGATTCAGCGCACCGAAGTAGAGCTGCTCAAAACGCCGAACCTGGGCAAGAAGTCCCTGACCGAAATCAAGGACGTTCTGGCCTCTCGCGGTCTGTCCCTCGGTATGCGCCTCGACAACTGGCCGCCGGCAAGTCTCAAGAAAGACGACAAGGCTACTGCCTGATCGTCGTAGCTACCGAACGTAAAGTTTGGAAAGGAATTGAACCATGCGCCATCGTAAAAGTGGTCGTCACCTGAGCCGCACCAGCGCGCACCGCAAGGCTATGTTCCAGAACATGGCTGTGTCGCTCTTCGAACACGAACTGATCAAAACCACCCTGCCCAAGGCCAAGGAACTGCGTCGCGTTGCCGAGCCGCTGATCACCCTGGCTAAAGTGGATAGCGTTGCCAACCGTCGTCTCGCTTTCGACCGTACCCGTTCGAAAGAAGCCGTAGGCAAGCTGTTCAACGAACTGGGCAAGCGCTACGCCAACCGTCCGGGCGGCTACCTGCGCATCCTGAAGTGCGGCTTCCGCGCCGGCGACAATGCCCCCATGGCATACGTCGAACTGATTGACCGCGCTGTTGGCGGCCAAGCAGTAGAAGCTGCAGAGTAAGGCTCACGCCTTATAAGAAACCGGGCCTTGTGCCCGGTTTTTTATCGCCTATCGAAAAGTTTTTCTCTATCGATCAGCTCGAATCAATAAATTGGCTGATCATGCCCTGTGTCACCGATCCTTAACGGCGTCGACTTCTACTGCTTGCTGAGCTGGATCAACAGCCAGGTCGCCAGTGGAGGCGCCTAATTGTCCGTTCGGGATGGCGGGCCGCGCTCACAGCCTTCGTGAAGTGCCGGTCTTCGTCCACCCCGCCGTTGAGGAGAGTAACGATGAGCGACAACACCCGTCTGACGACCGCTGCCGGAGCGCCGGTCGCCGATAACCAGAACGTCCAGACTGCTGGCCCGCGGGGCCCGATGCTGCTGCAGGACGTGTGGTTCCTGGAGAAGCTGGCGCATTTCGACCGCGAAGTGATTCCTGAGCGCCGCATGCATGCCAAAGGGTCCGCCGCCTACGGCACCTTCACCGTGACCCACGACATCACGCGCTACACCCGCGCCAAGCTGTTTTCCCAGGTCGGCAAGCAGACGCCGCTGTTCCTGCGTTTCTCCACCGTTGCCGGCGAGCGGGGCGCGGCGGATGCCGAGCGGGATATCCGCGGCTTCGCCCTGAAGTTCTACACCGAGGAAGGCAACTGGGACCTGGTGGGCAACAACACCCCGGTCTTCTACTTCCGCGACCCGCTGAAATTCCCCGACCTCAACCACGTGGTGAAGCGCGACCCGCGCACCAACCTGCGCAACGCCACGATGAAGTGGGACTTCTTCTCGCACCTGCCCGAGGCGCTGCACCAGCTGACTATCGACTTCAGCGATCGCGGCCTGCCGCGCAGCTACCGTCACGTCCATGGCTTCGGCAGCCACACCTTCAGTTTCATCAACGCCAGCAACGAACGCTTCTGGGTGAAGTTCCATTTCAAAACCCAGCAGGGCATCGAGAACCTCAGCAACGAGGACGCTGCGAAATTGGTGGGCGCGGACCGCGAAAGTTCGCAGCGTGATCTCTACGACGCCATCGACCGCGGTGATTTCCCGCGCTGGACGATGTACGTGCAGGTGATGCCGGAGAAGGAAGCCGCGACCTATCGCTATAACCCCTTCGACCTGACCAAGGTCTGGCCGCACGGCGACTACCCGCTGATCGAGGTGGGCTACTTCGAGCTCAACCGCAATCCGGCGAACTACTTCGCCGAGGTCGAGCAGTCTGCCTTCACCCCGGCGAACATCGTTCCCGGCATCGGTTTCTCGCCGGACAAGATGCTCCAGGGCCGCCTGTTCTCCTACGGCGACGCGCACCGCTACCGCCTGGGCGTGAACCACCACCAGATCCCGGTGAACGCCGCGCGCAACAACCCGCGCATCTACCACCGCGACGGCGCCATGCGCGTGGACGGCAACAACGGCGACATGACCGTCACCTACGAGCCGAACAGCTTCAACCAGTGGCAGGAGCAGCCGGACTACTCCGAGCCGCCGCTGACCCTGGAAGGCAGTGCCGATCACTGGAACCACCGCGTGGATGACGACTACTACAGCCAGCCGGCCGCACTGTTCCGCCTGTTCGACGAGGCCCAGCGGCAGCGTCTGTACGAGAACATCGCCGGTGACATGGCAGGCGTGCCGGAAGCCATCCAGCGTCGTCAGCTCGCGCTGTTCTTCAAGATCGATGCGGCGTACGGCGAAGGTGTCGCGAAGGCGCTGGGCCTGACGCTCGACTGATCTGCAATCGCTTCACCCACCGCCCTCTTCGGAGGGCGGTGGCGTTTGCGGGGCAAAGCGGGCTTGACCGCGGTCATGGCCAGTCGCGACCATAGCGCCGTTTAATTCGCTGTCACGTCCCAGGGAGAAGGCTGATGCAAGGCCACGCCGAGGTTATCGATTATCTCAACACGCTGCTGACCGGTGAGCTGGCCGCTCGCGACCAGTACTTCATCCACTCGCGCATGTATGAGGACTGGGGCTTCACCAAGCTCTACGAGCGTCTCAACCACGAGATGGAAGAAGAGACCCAGCATGCCGACGCACTGCTGCGCCGCATCCTGCTGCTCGAAGGCACCCCGCGCATGCGCCCGGACGACATCCACCCGGGCAAGACCGTGCCGGAGATGCTGGAGGCCGACCTGAAGCTCGAGCGCCACGTGCGTGCCGCGCTGGCCAAGGGCATCGCCCTGTGCGAGCAGCACAAGGACTTCGTCACGCGCGACATCCTTCGTGTGCAGTTGACCGATACCGAGGAAGACCACGCCTACTGGCTGGAGCAGCAGCTGGGTCTGATCCAGAAGATCGGCCTGGAGAACTACCTGCAGTCGCAGATCTGATCGGCCAGATCGCTCACACAGAAGCCCCCGACTTCGGGGGCTTTTGCTTTTAGTAGGAGCGAGCTTGCTCGCGAACCGCCCAACGCCGCTGTCGCCGGGAAGCTCCGTTCGCGAGCAAGCTCGCTCCTACAGAAGGGCCCAAGAAAAAGCCCCTGCGCCGATTGGCGGCAGGGGCTTTTTTCATCCCGGTGCGGATCAGGCCCGATCGCGCTCCAGCAGCGGTTTGAGGAAGTGCCCGGTGTGCGACACCGCCATCGCCGCGACCTGCTCCGGCGTGCCGGTGGCGATGATCTGGCCGCCCTTGGAGCCGCCCTCAGGGCCGAGATCGACCAGCCAGTCGGCGGTCTTGATCACGTCCAGGTTGTGCTCGATGACCACCACGGTGTTGCCGTGGTCGCGCAGGCGGTGCAGCACGTCCAGCAGTTGCTGGATATCCGCGAAGTGCAGGCCGGTGGTCGGCTCGTCGAGGATATACAGGGTCTTGCCGGTATCGCGCTTGGACAGCTCGCGGGACAGCTTCACCCGCTGCGCCTCGCCACCGGAGAGCGTGGTCGCGCTCTGGCCCAGCTTGATGTACGACAGGCCCACGTCCATCAGCGTCTGCAGCTTGCGGGCGATGGCCGGCACCGCGTCGAAGAACGCGCGGGCGTCCTCGATGGTCATGTCCAGCACCTCGGTGATGCTCTTGCCCTTGTAGCGGACCTCCAGCGTCTCACGGTTGTAGCGCTTGCCCTTGCAGACGTCGCAGGGGACGTAGATATCCGGCAGGAAGTGCATCTCCACCTTGATCACGCCGTCGCCCTGGCAGGCCTCGCAGCGGCCCCCTTTGACGTTGAACGAGAAGCGCCCCGGCCCATAGCCACGCGAACGGGCTTCCGGCACGCCGGCGAACAGCTCGCGGATCGGCGTGAACAGCCCGGTGTAGGTGGCCGGGTTGGAACGCGGGGTGCGGCCGATCGGGCTCTGGTCGATGTCCACCACCTTGTCCAGGTGCTGCAGCCCGTCGAACGAGTCGTAGGGCGCCACTTCCAGGGTGGTGGCGCCGTTGAGCGCGGTGGCGGTGATCGGGAACAGGGTGTTGTTGATCAGCGTCGACTTGCCAGAGCCGGAGACGCCGGTGATGCAGGTGAACAGGCCGACCGGGATTTCCAGGTTGACGTTCTGCAGGTTGTTGCCGCGTGCGCCCTTGAGCTTGAGCAACTGCTTCTTGTTGCGCGGGGTGCGCTCGGCAGGCACGACGATCTTGGTGCGGCCGGACAGATAGGCGCCGGTGACCGAGTCAGGATGGTCCATGACCTGCTGCGGCGTGCCCTCGGCGACGATCTGCCCGCCATGCACGCCGGCGCCCGGGCCGATATCGACCACGTAGTCGGCCAGGCGGATGGCGTCTTCGTCGTGCTCCACCACGATCACCGTGTTGCCCAGGTTGCGCAGGTGGGTGAGGGTGCCCAGCAGACGTTCGTTGTCGCGCTGGTGCAGGCCGATGGAGGGTTCGTCGAGAATGTACATGACGCCCACCAGGCCGGCGCCGATCTGGCTGGCCAGGCGGATACGCTGGGCCTCGCCGCCGGAGAGCGTGTCGGCGCTGCGGTCCAGGGTCAGGTAGTCGAGGCCGACGTTGACCAGGAACTGCAGGCGCTCGCGGATCTCCTTGAGGATCTTCGAGGCGATCTCGCCGCGGCGGCCGGTGAGGGTCAGGCTCTCGGCGTACTCGCAGGCCGTGCCCACCGGCATCGCGGTGATCGCCGGCAGCGTCTTGTCGCCCACCCACACATGCCGCGCTTCGCGGCGCAGGCGGGTGCCGTGGCAGTCCGGGCAGGGCTGGGTGCTGAGGAACTTGGCCAGCTCCTCGCGCACGGTGGTCGACTCGGTCTCGCGGTAGCGGCGCTCCAGGTTCGGCAGGATGCCCTCGAAGGGGTGCGCGCGCTTGACGATGTCGCCACGGTCGTTGAGGTAGCGGAACTCGACATTCTCCCGGCCCGAGCCGTTGAGGATGAACTTCTGGTGTTCCGGGTCGAGGTTCTGGAACGGCTCTTCCAGGCTGAAGCCGAAGTGCCCGGCCAGCGAGCCGAGCATCTGGAAGTAGTAGACGTTGCGCCGGTCCCAGCCGCGGATCGCGCCTTCGGCCAGGGTCAGCTCGCCGTTGACGACCCGTCGCGCGTCGAAGAACTGCTTCACGCCCAGGCCATCGCAGGTCGGGCAGGCGCCGGCCGGGTTGTTGAAGGAGAACAGCTTGGGCTCCAGCTCGCTGATGGAGTGGCCACAAATCGGGCAGGCGAAGCGGGCGGAGAAGATCATCTCTTCGTCTTCTTCATCATCCATCGGCGCTACGAGCGCGATGCCGTCGGCCAGGTTGATCGCCGTCTCGAAGGACTCCGCCAGGCGCTGCTGCAGGTCGCCGCGCACCTTGAAGCGGTCCACCACGATGTCGATGGAGTGCTTGAGCTTCTTGTCCAGCTTGGGCACGTCATCCAGCTCGTAGAGCTTGCCGTCGACGCGGGCGCGGACGAAACCCTGGGCGCGCATTTCGTCGAACACCGCCAGGTGTTCGCCCTTGCGTTCGCGGATCACCGGGGCCAGCAGCATCAGCTTGCGGCCTTCGGGCAGCGCCAGTACCTGGTCGACCATCTGGCTGACGGTCTGCGCCTCCAGCGGGATGTCATGGTCCGGGCAGCGCGGAATACCGACGCGGGCGTAGAGCAGGCGCAGGTAGTCGTAGATCTCGGTAATGGTGCCCACGGTCGAACGCGGGTTGTGCGACGTGGATTTCTGCTCGATGGAAATCGCCGGCGACAGACCTTCGATGGTGTCGACGTCGGGCTTTTCCATCATGGAGAGGAACTGCCGGGCATAGGCCGACAGCGATTCCACATAGCGACGCTGGCCCTCGGCGTACAGCGTGTCGAAGGCCAGGGAAGACTTGCCGGAACCGGACAGGCCGGTGATCACGATCAGCTTGTCGCGCGGCAGGGTCAGGTCGATGTTCTTCAGGTTGTGGGTACGGGCCCCACGGATGAGGATCTTGTCCACTACGGCCTCGCTTGGCGGGCGAAAACAGATGAGTATACGGGGCGGGGTCGGCACGCGGCAAAGTGGCGCGTACGTGTCGTTGGACCGCAGGACTGGTAGAATGCGCGGCTATTTTTCGGCGTGGGCGACAACCGGCTCTGCAAGGCCCGGATGACGCCTCGCCACGGGGGCAATGTAGCGCATTCCCGTTTTTCGTCTTTCCATGAGGGGCCTATGCACGATTCCCACACTGAGCGCATGAGCGGCACCGAAACCCGCGCTGCCGCCGGCCTGTCCCTGGTCTTCGCGTTCCGCATGCTCGGCATGTTCATGGTGCTGCCGGTGCTCGCCACCTACGGCCAGGACCTGGCCGGCGCCACGCCTGCCCTGATCGGCCTGGCCATCGGCGCCTATGGCCTGACCCAGGCGATCCTGCAGATTCCGCTGGGCACTCTGTCCGACCGCATCGGCCGCCGGCCGATCATCATCGTCGGTCTGCTGGTGTTCGCTGCCGGCGCCGCCCTGGCGGCCAACGCCGATTCCATCTGGGGCATCATCGCCGGCCGCGTCCTGCAGGGCGCCGGAGCGATCTCGGCGGCGGTGATGGCGATGCTCTCCGACCTCACTCGCGAGCAGCACCGCACCAAGGCCATGGCCATGATCGGCATGAGCATCGGCGTGTCCTTTGCCGTGGCGATGGTCGCAGGCCCCGTGCTGACCCACTGGTTCGGCCTGCACGGCCTGTTCTGGTTCACCGCCGGCATGGCCCTGGTGGGCATGCTGATCATCCTGTTCTTCGTGCCGACCCCCGACCACCGCATGCAGCACCGCGAATCCAGCGTGGCCAAGCAGTCGCTGCTGCCGACCCTGAAGAACGGCGAACTGCTGCGCCTGGACGCCGGCATCCTGGTGCTGCACGCCATCCTCATGGCCAGCTTCGTCGCGCTGCCGCTGGCGCTGGTGGAGCGCGCCGGGCTGCCCAAGGAAGAACACTGGTGGGTCTACCTGACCGCGCTGCTGGTGGGCTTCTTCGGCATGGTCCCTTTCATCATCTACGCCGAGAAGAAGCGCCAGATGAAGCGCGTGCTCACCGGCGCCGTGGCGACCCTGATGCTCTGCGAACTGTTCTTCTGGGAGTTCGGCAACAGCCTCAAGGAACTGGTGTTCGGCATCATCGTCTACTTCACCGCGTTCAACCTGCTGGAGGCCTCGCTGCCGTCGCTGGTGAGCAAGGTGTCCCCGGCCGGCGGCAAGGGCACGGCGATGGGCGTCTATTCCACCAGCCAGTTCCTCGGCGCCGCCGTGGGCGGCATCCTGGGCGGCTGGATGTTCCAGCACGGCGGGCTGGACGGGGTGTTCATCGGCTGCGCCGTGCTGGCTGCCCTCTGGCTGGCGATTGCTGTTACCATGCGTGAACCGCCTTATGTAACGAGTATCCGCCTGCCTCTGTCCGACGAGGCGCTGCGCGATGCTTCGTTGGCTGAGCGTTTCAAGGCATTGCCCGGTGTGAGCGATGTGATGGTGGTCGTGGAAGAAGCGGCCGCTTATGTCAAAGTGGATTCCCAACAAGTTGATCGCACGTCCCTCGCGCGCCTCGCCGGCGCCGAGCAGGCGACGTGCTGAAGCCTTTAGGAGAGCGTCATGGCCCGTGGGGTTAACAAAGTCATTCTGGTGGGTAACGTCGGTGGCGATCCGGAAACCCGGTACATGCCCAACGGCAACGCGGTGACCAACGTCACCCTGGCCACCAGCGAAAGCTGGAAGGACAAGCAGACCGGCCAGCAGCAGGAGCGTACCGAGTGGCACCGCGTGGTGTTCTTCGGTCGCCTGGCGGAAATCGTCGCCGAGTACGTGCGCAAGGGTTCGCAGATCTACGTCGAAGGCAGCCTGCGTACCCGCAAGTGGCAGGGTCAGGACGGCCAGGACCGTTACACCACCGAAATCGTGGTGGACATCAACGGCAACATGCAGCTGCTGGGCGGCCGTCCGGGCGCCGGTGGTGACGACGCTCCGCGCGCTCCCCGTGAGCCGCAGCAGCGTCCGCAGCAGGCCCAGCGCCCTGCGCCGCAGCAGCAGTCCCAGCCCGCGCCGCAACCGGCTCCGGACTACGACAGCTTCGACGACGACATTCCGTTCTAGGTCGAACGGAATCGTCACCCAGAGCGCAGCCTTCGAGCTGCGCTTTTGCGTTTCTGGGACGCTCGTTTTGGCGAAACTTCGTAAGAGTCTTTCTCGCGGGCGAGTATTTAATTAGCTAGCTAATTAAATGATTCTGGCATTGCCTTGATGTACGGCAAAACCGGAGAAGAAAGACATGAGCATTACAGTGACCGAGCGTGACGACGACCATAAATCCCGCGAGTTCCGCGCCCACGGCGGGCGTTGCTGGGATGTGCACCAGGAAGGCCAGTTGGTCGGCATCTTCCATACCGAAGGCGAGGCGCAGGCCTACCGTATTTCCCTGGAGCTGGAAGCACGTTACCGCCACGCGGCGGAGTACTAAGGCAAGAAGGTCCCGTGGCGCCGGCCGCGCCACGGGGCGTTTCCGGTAGGAGCGAGCTTGCTCGCGAACCTCTCGGCACCAGCGCTGCCGGGAAATCTGTTCGCGAGCAAGCTCGCTCCTACAGAAAACGGTCAGCGATACCAGCGCGGCGTGTACACCCAGTCGCCGCCGCCCGCGCGGGGGAAGCGTCGGGTAAGCGACGAGCCGACGATCACCAGGGTGCGCATGTCCACCATGTCCGGCACCAGCTCGCCGAGGGTGACGACGCGCAGCGCCTCGGCCGGGCGGCCGATGTCGCGGCCGAGCACGACCAGCGTGTGCGCTGTGCGATGGCGGCGAACGATGTCCAGCGCGCGCCCCAGTTGCCAGGGCCGCGCCTTGGAGATCGGGTTGTAGAAGGCCATGGCCAGGTCGGCGGCGCCGGCGTGGTCCAGGCGCTGCTCGATGGTCTCCCAGGGCTTGAGGTTGTCCGACAGCGAAATCAGACAGAAATCATGCCCCAGCGGCGCGCCGGCTTTGGCGGCGGCGGCCAACGCGGCGGACACCCCCGGCAGCACCTCCAGTTCGACCCCATGCCAGTGCGGGTCGCTGCTCTCGTGCAGCGCCTCCATTACCGCGGCGGCCATGGCGAACACGCCCGGGTCGCCGGAGGAAATCACCACCACGCGCCGACCGCTGGCGGCCAGCTCGAAGGCGTGGCGGGCGCGTTGCATTTCTTCGCGATTGTCGGTGCAGTGGCGCACCTGATCATCGCGCAGCGGCTCGGCCATCTTCACGTAGGTCTCGTAGCCCAGCAGGTCCTGGGCTTCGTCCAGCGCGCGGCGCACGGCGGGAATCATGAAGTCGCTGGCGCCGGGGCCAAGGCCGATCACGCTGAGTCGCCCGCGCGGCTGGCCGATACCCTCGGCGTCGGCCGGGCTGGCGGCGCGGTGCAGGTGGAAGGAGTCGCCCTGCAGCACGGCTGGCGGCAGCTCGTCGTCGCCGTCGATGAAGCGCAACGGCACGCCCAGCTCGCCGGCGGCATCGGCCAGGGCCGGATCGGCCATGCGGCAGCGGGGCGCCACCAGCGCGGCCAGCGACGCTTCGGCCAGCCCGGCTTGGGCCAGGCCCTGGCGGATGCGCTCGGGCAGTTGCGAATCCACCAGGGTGACATGGGCGAGGACGAGGCGCGGGTGGATGCGCAGCTCGTTGTACGCGATGCCTTCGGCGCGCGCGTCGATGCGCAGGGTATGCGCGGCATCGTCGGCCAGTGGCAGGTCCAGCTCGTCCAGCCAGGGCGCGTCGCCTTCGATGCGCAGGCTATCGCCGCCCAGCAGGTCGGAAACGAAGCGCTTGCCTTGTTCGATGTCCGCCAGCGCGTAGCCCGGAGGCGGATCGAGCAGGCAGGCGCCGAAGCGCAGTTCGCCGCTGGTGGTGATGGCCGGGGGCACCTCCAGCGCGGCGGCCATCTCGCGAGCCATGCGGTTCACCCCGCCGAGCCCGCCAAGCAGCGGCACCACGGCGCTACCGTCTTCGGCGACGGCCAGCACCGGCGGTTCCCCGCCCTTCTCGATGAGCAACGGGGCGAGGGTGCGGATGACGATGCCGGCGGCGCACAGGGCGATGATCGGGGTGCCGTCGCGGTAGAGCTGGCGCAGGGTGTCGCCGAAGTTCGCGTAGGACTCGTCGGCACCTTCGACGCGGTCCTTCAGGCCCAGCACACGCGCCTGTGGATAAATGCCCTGCAGGCGCCGCGCCGTGGCCAGCGCGCCCTGGCCGAGAATGACGATGGCCGCGCGCATCAGCCGTTCCACCGCTGGCCGGGGATGACGATCATCGAGAAGTACGGCGAGGCCATCGGGTCGACCTCGTCCAGCGCAACGATGCGCTGCTCGCGCATGGTGGCGCGCTCGACGTAGTGCGCGCCGCCGTCGCGGCCCAGCTCGTGCAGCACGCGGCGGACCTTGTCGAAGTTGCGGCCGAGCTTCATCACCACCGCCGCGTCGGCGTCGGCCAGGCGGCGCTTGAGTTCCTCTTCCGGCAGGACGCCGGACAGCACCGACAGGCTCTGGTTGCGATACACCAGCGGCACGCCGAGCACCGCCGCGCTGCCGAGCATCGAGCAGACGCCGGGTACGACTTCGGTGTCATACCGCTCTGAAAGACGGTCATGCAGGTACATG from Pseudomonas sp. GCEP-101 includes these protein-coding regions:
- a CDS encoding DNA-directed RNA polymerase subunit alpha; its protein translation is MQSSVNEFLTPRHIDVQVVSQTRAKITLEPLERGFGHTLGNALRRILLSSMPGCAVVEAEIDGVLHEYSAIEGVQEDVIEILLNLKGLAIKLHGRDEVTLTLAKKGSGVVTAADIQLDHDVEIVNGDHVIAHLADNGALNMKLKVARGRGYEPADARSSDEDESRSIGRLQLDASFSPVRRVAYVVENARVEQRTNLDKLVLDLETNGTLDPEEAIRRAATILQQQLAAFVDLKGDSEPVVEEQEDEIDPILLRPVDDLELTVRSANCLKAENIYYIGDLIQRTEVELLKTPNLGKKSLTEIKDVLASRGLSLGMRLDNWPPASLKKDDKATA
- the rplQ gene encoding 50S ribosomal protein L17; amino-acid sequence: MRHRKSGRHLSRTSAHRKAMFQNMAVSLFEHELIKTTLPKAKELRRVAEPLITLAKVDSVANRRLAFDRTRSKEAVGKLFNELGKRYANRPGGYLRILKCGFRAGDNAPMAYVELIDRAVGGQAVEAAE
- the katA gene encoding catalase KatA; protein product: MSDNTRLTTAAGAPVADNQNVQTAGPRGPMLLQDVWFLEKLAHFDREVIPERRMHAKGSAAYGTFTVTHDITRYTRAKLFSQVGKQTPLFLRFSTVAGERGAADAERDIRGFALKFYTEEGNWDLVGNNTPVFYFRDPLKFPDLNHVVKRDPRTNLRNATMKWDFFSHLPEALHQLTIDFSDRGLPRSYRHVHGFGSHTFSFINASNERFWVKFHFKTQQGIENLSNEDAAKLVGADRESSQRDLYDAIDRGDFPRWTMYVQVMPEKEAATYRYNPFDLTKVWPHGDYPLIEVGYFELNRNPANYFAEVEQSAFTPANIVPGIGFSPDKMLQGRLFSYGDAHRYRLGVNHHQIPVNAARNNPRIYHRDGAMRVDGNNGDMTVTYEPNSFNQWQEQPDYSEPPLTLEGSADHWNHRVDDDYYSQPAALFRLFDEAQRQRLYENIAGDMAGVPEAIQRRQLALFFKIDAAYGEGVAKALGLTLD
- the bfr gene encoding bacterioferritin; the encoded protein is MQGHAEVIDYLNTLLTGELAARDQYFIHSRMYEDWGFTKLYERLNHEMEEETQHADALLRRILLLEGTPRMRPDDIHPGKTVPEMLEADLKLERHVRAALAKGIALCEQHKDFVTRDILRVQLTDTEEDHAYWLEQQLGLIQKIGLENYLQSQI
- the uvrA gene encoding excinuclease ABC subunit UvrA codes for the protein MDKILIRGARTHNLKNIDLTLPRDKLIVITGLSGSGKSSLAFDTLYAEGQRRYVESLSAYARQFLSMMEKPDVDTIEGLSPAISIEQKSTSHNPRSTVGTITEIYDYLRLLYARVGIPRCPDHDIPLEAQTVSQMVDQVLALPEGRKLMLLAPVIRERKGEHLAVFDEMRAQGFVRARVDGKLYELDDVPKLDKKLKHSIDIVVDRFKVRGDLQQRLAESFETAINLADGIALVAPMDDEEDEEMIFSARFACPICGHSISELEPKLFSFNNPAGACPTCDGLGVKQFFDARRVVNGELTLAEGAIRGWDRRNVYYFQMLGSLAGHFGFSLEEPFQNLDPEHQKFILNGSGRENVEFRYLNDRGDIVKRAHPFEGILPNLERRYRETESTTVREELAKFLSTQPCPDCHGTRLRREARHVWVGDKTLPAITAMPVGTACEYAESLTLTGRRGEIASKILKEIRERLQFLVNVGLDYLTLDRSADTLSGGEAQRIRLASQIGAGLVGVMYILDEPSIGLHQRDNERLLGTLTHLRNLGNTVIVVEHDEDAIRLADYVVDIGPGAGVHGGQIVAEGTPQQVMDHPDSVTGAYLSGRTKIVVPAERTPRNKKQLLKLKGARGNNLQNVNLEIPVGLFTCITGVSGSGKSTLINNTLFPITATALNGATTLEVAPYDSFDGLQHLDKVVDIDQSPIGRTPRSNPATYTGLFTPIRELFAGVPEARSRGYGPGRFSFNVKGGRCEACQGDGVIKVEMHFLPDIYVPCDVCKGKRYNRETLEVRYKGKSITEVLDMTIEDARAFFDAVPAIARKLQTLMDVGLSYIKLGQSATTLSGGEAQRVKLSRELSKRDTGKTLYILDEPTTGLHFADIQQLLDVLHRLRDHGNTVVVIEHNLDVIKTADWLVDLGPEGGSKGGQIIATGTPEQVAAMAVSHTGHFLKPLLERDRA
- a CDS encoding MFS transporter produces the protein MHDSHTERMSGTETRAAAGLSLVFAFRMLGMFMVLPVLATYGQDLAGATPALIGLAIGAYGLTQAILQIPLGTLSDRIGRRPIIIVGLLVFAAGAALAANADSIWGIIAGRVLQGAGAISAAVMAMLSDLTREQHRTKAMAMIGMSIGVSFAVAMVAGPVLTHWFGLHGLFWFTAGMALVGMLIILFFVPTPDHRMQHRESSVAKQSLLPTLKNGELLRLDAGILVLHAILMASFVALPLALVERAGLPKEEHWWVYLTALLVGFFGMVPFIIYAEKKRQMKRVLTGAVATLMLCELFFWEFGNSLKELVFGIIVYFTAFNLLEASLPSLVSKVSPAGGKGTAMGVYSTSQFLGAAVGGILGGWMFQHGGLDGVFIGCAVLAALWLAIAVTMREPPYVTSIRLPLSDEALRDASLAERFKALPGVSDVMVVVEEAAAYVKVDSQQVDRTSLARLAGAEQATC
- the ssb gene encoding single-stranded DNA-binding protein, producing MARGVNKVILVGNVGGDPETRYMPNGNAVTNVTLATSESWKDKQTGQQQERTEWHRVVFFGRLAEIVAEYVRKGSQIYVEGSLRTRKWQGQDGQDRYTTEIVVDINGNMQLLGGRPGAGGDDAPRAPREPQQRPQQAQRPAPQQQSQPAPQPAPDYDSFDDDIPF
- the cobJ gene encoding precorrin-3B C(17)-methyltransferase; the encoded protein is MRAAIVILGQGALATARRLQGIYPQARVLGLKDRVEGADESYANFGDTLRQLYRDGTPIIALCAAGIVIRTLAPLLIEKGGEPPVLAVAEDGSAVVPLLGGLGGVNRMAREMAAALEVPPAITTSGELRFGACLLDPPPGYALADIEQGKRFVSDLLGGDSLRIEGDAPWLDELDLPLADDAAHTLRIDARAEGIAYNELRIHPRLVLAHVTLVDSQLPERIRQGLAQAGLAEASLAALVAPRCRMADPALADAAGELGVPLRFIDGDDELPPAVLQGDSFHLHRAASPADAEGIGQPRGRLSVIGLGPGASDFMIPAVRRALDEAQDLLGYETYVKMAEPLRDDQVRHCTDNREEMQRARHAFELAASGRRVVVISSGDPGVFAMAAAVMEALHESSDPHWHGVELEVLPGVSAALAAAAKAGAPLGHDFCLISLSDNLKPWETIEQRLDHAGAADLAMAFYNPISKARPWQLGRALDIVRRHRTAHTLVVLGRDIGRPAEALRVVTLGELVPDMVDMRTLVIVGSSLTRRFPRAGGGDWVYTPRWYR
- a CDS encoding precorrin-2 C(20)-methyltransferase translates to MTGRLIGLGVGPGDPELLTLKALRLLRASPVIGYFVAKAKHHAGQGGNAFAIIEQHLLDEQQRLPLVYPVTTEKLEPPLTYEGVISDFYDTAAQQVAMHLDAGRDVAVICEGDPFFYGSYMYLHDRLSERYDTEVVPGVCSMLGSAAVLGVPLVYRNQSLSVLSGVLPEEELKRRLADADAAVVMKLGRNFDKVRRVLHELGRDGGAHYVERATMREQRIVALDEVDPMASPYFSMIVIPGQRWNG